One Cucurbita pepo subsp. pepo cultivar mu-cu-16 chromosome LG20, ASM280686v2, whole genome shotgun sequence genomic window carries:
- the LOC111782578 gene encoding uncharacterized protein LOC111782578 — MDSAGITRIRALSSPELVEGSTSPRQPHVDQNFIGVSTNVRSLLKLIHEYKEASTKGNNGSRDQRISEMMLILDEVKSQIQRAQVLGKRREAGLRRCNTDLRRNVPRDKKPSNEPITDEKEKLRRELNASIAARKSLESICSSIGKEKEIIAKELARTVQQLHGMEEHVNDLKAQNEMLMCKVQACVAEHRGLKNNNLPDAQGSIEALQKRNKALTEQLLKSLDAYRSLKRKLKEYQERRNGANARMEEMGHRVRVGLDRIHSFKEMIIQSDDDNQIDIEHEISELEHMFKCFDSEISKHVKIKKHERVNTD; from the exons atgGACTCCGCCGGCATCACCCGCATTCGAGCATTGTCGTCCCCTGAATTAGTCGAGGGCTCCACAAGTCCACGACAACCCCATGTTGATCAAAACTTCATTG GAGTATCTACGAATGTGAGGagtttgttgaaattaatCCACGAGTACAAAGAGGCTTCCACGAAAGGAAATAATGGGAGTAGAGATCAAAGGATATCTGAAATGATGCTTATACTTGATGAAGTCAAATCCCAAATCCAAAGAGCACAAGTTCTTGGTAAGCGAAGGGAAGCCGGGCTTCGAAGGTGCAACACGGATCTTAGGCGAAACGTTCCGAGGGACAAAAAACCGTCGAACGAACCGATAACCGATGAGAAGGAGAAGTTGAGGAGAGAGCTGAATGCAAGCATAGCAGCTCGGAAAAGCCTCGAGAGCATATGCTCAAGCATCGGAAAGGAGAAGGAGATCATCGCGAAGGAGCTAGCGAGGACGGTTCAACAATTGCATGGAATGGAAGAACATGTGAATGATCTCAAAGCACAAAATGAAATGCTAATGTGCAAAGTTCAAGCTTGTGTTGCAGAGCATAGAGGGTTAAAAAACAACAATCTACCTGATGCCCAAGGCAGCATTGAAGCCCTCCAAAAACGAAACAAAGCCTTGACCGAACAGCTTCTCAAGTCGCTCGACGCCTACCGATCCTTGAAGCGAAAGCTCAAAGAATAtcaagagagaagaaatgggGCTAATGCAAGAATGGAAGAAATGGGACACCGAGTTCGAGTCGGACTCGATAGGATTCATAGTTTCAAAGAAATGATCATACAAAGCGACGACGACAATCAAATCGACATTGAGCATGAGATCTCTGAATTGGAACATATGTTCAAATGCTTCGACTCCGAGATATCCAAACACGTCAAGATCAAGAAACACGAGCGCGTCAATACCGATTAG